A window of Polaromonas hydrogenivorans contains these coding sequences:
- a CDS encoding sigma 54-interacting transcriptional regulator, with the protein MSEAPKPAAPSLLVVDDDADMLRLLTMRLTAAGYRVTAVTSAEAALTELQLKRPQLVLSDVRLPGKDGLALFDDIRARHPSLPVILLTAHGTIPDAVEATERGVFTYLTKPFDGKALLDKIAEALLLSAPVNPARQGSPEAWQTRIISRSSRMAEVLAEARMVANSDASVLLRGESGTGKELLAQAIHQASARAAKPFIAVNCGAIPEALLESELFGHVKGAFTDAVSNHKGLFQAADGGTLLLDEIGDMPPALQVKLLRVLQEHEVRPVGASQSIAVDVRIISATHRDLDAAMAAGDFRADLYYRLNVVTLTLPPLSERREDIPLLANHFLVTLAAKYDKRLSSFAPEALKALTTAAWPGNVRQLYNVVEQVCALSTTPLVPLALVQRALRSPSIQVLTFAEAKQRFERDYLVGLLKLTDGNVADAARLADRNRTEFYRLMQKHGLTPGHFKADSTQPSAD; encoded by the coding sequence ATGAGCGAAGCCCCCAAGCCGGCAGCGCCCAGCCTGCTGGTCGTCGATGACGACGCCGACATGCTGCGCCTGCTGACCATGCGGCTCACGGCGGCGGGCTACCGCGTCACGGCCGTCACCTCGGCCGAAGCCGCGCTGACCGAACTGCAGCTCAAGCGGCCCCAGCTGGTGCTGAGCGATGTGCGCCTGCCCGGCAAGGACGGGCTGGCGCTGTTCGACGACATCCGCGCCCGCCACCCTTCGCTGCCGGTGATCCTGCTGACCGCGCACGGCACCATTCCCGATGCGGTCGAGGCCACCGAGCGCGGCGTCTTCACCTACCTGACCAAGCCGTTCGACGGCAAGGCGCTACTCGACAAGATTGCCGAAGCACTGTTGCTGAGTGCGCCAGTCAACCCGGCCCGGCAGGGCAGCCCTGAAGCCTGGCAAACCCGCATCATCAGCCGCTCCAGCCGCATGGCCGAGGTGCTGGCCGAAGCGCGCATGGTGGCCAACTCCGACGCCAGCGTGCTGCTGCGCGGCGAAAGCGGCACCGGCAAGGAACTGCTGGCCCAGGCGATTCACCAGGCCAGCGCGCGCGCCGCCAAGCCCTTCATCGCGGTGAACTGCGGCGCCATTCCGGAGGCCCTGCTCGAATCGGAACTGTTCGGCCATGTCAAGGGCGCCTTCACCGACGCGGTCAGCAACCACAAGGGGCTGTTCCAGGCCGCTGACGGCGGCACGCTGCTGCTGGATGAGATCGGCGACATGCCGCCCGCGCTGCAGGTCAAGCTGCTGCGCGTGCTGCAGGAGCATGAGGTCCGGCCGGTGGGCGCCAGCCAGTCGATTGCTGTCGATGTGCGCATCATCTCGGCCACGCACCGCGACCTGGACGCGGCCATGGCGGCCGGGGACTTCCGCGCCGACCTCTACTACCGGCTCAATGTTGTGACCCTGACGCTGCCGCCGCTGTCCGAGCGCCGCGAGGACATTCCCCTGCTGGCCAACCATTTCCTGGTCACGCTGGCGGCCAAGTACGACAAGCGCCTGAGCAGCTTTGCCCCCGAAGCGCTCAAGGCGCTGACCACGGCCGCGTGGCCGGGCAATGTGCGCCAGCTCTACAACGTGGTCGAGCAGGTCTGCGCCCTCTCGACCACGCCGCTGGTGCCGCTGGCGCTGGTGCAGCGCGCGCTGCGCTCGCCCAGCATCCAGGTGCTGACCTTTGCCGAGGCCAAGCAGCGTTTCGAGCGCGATTACCTGGTCGGCCTCTTGAAGCTGACCGACGGCAACGTCGCCGACGCCGCGCGCCTGGCCGACCGCAACCGCACCGAGTTTTACCGCCTGATGCAAAAGCACGGCCTCACCCCGGGCCACTTCAAGGCCGACAGCACACAGCCTTCCGCAGATTGA
- a CDS encoding sensor histidine kinase produces the protein MLQRFSFRQLLVIAFLLIAVLLGAASLRALFALQNLTVQSRDNAARALDLSGAAQSLRERSLSMERSSRQSVVLDDRVLRQRFRDEARDATTILTRLAREDIPAAKERPWRAHLDTMLDLLTGPLDTALEREHQLTQEFRELEGINTAIAMQVQQTIQQRNQSLQQKLETSRQHLAQQVTWAIVLTVFMALVFGVWFTRPLKRLENAIIGLGENRLDQVIAIHGPADLALVGERLNWLRLRLSELDADKSRFLRHISHELKTPLASLREGVSLLEDGVAGPLSHDQREIAQILKHNTGVLQSQIEDLLRFNTAAFEARQLHRQTIDLLQLIEDQVDAQRLQWRARELTVNISGEPLKMEVDPEKIGTALANLLSNAIRYSPLKATIELALSQQPGLVHIDIRDQGVGVAPADRERIFEPFYRGERQPRDGVRGSGIGLSIVHEYIAAHGGRIELLPQETGSHFRIEFPHVYKS, from the coding sequence ATGCTGCAGCGGTTTTCGTTCCGGCAGCTGCTGGTGATCGCCTTCCTGCTGATTGCCGTGCTGCTGGGCGCCGCGTCGCTGCGCGCGCTGTTCGCGCTGCAGAACCTGACCGTGCAAAGCCGCGACAACGCGGCGCGCGCGCTCGACCTGAGCGGCGCGGCGCAGTCGCTGCGCGAGCGCAGCCTGTCGATGGAGCGCAGCTCGCGGCAGTCGGTGGTGCTCGATGACCGCGTGCTGCGGCAACGCTTCCGGGACGAAGCCCGCGACGCGACCACCATCCTCACCCGCCTGGCCCGCGAAGACATTCCCGCCGCGAAGGAGCGGCCGTGGCGCGCGCACCTGGACACCATGCTGGACCTGCTGACCGGCCCGCTGGACACCGCGCTGGAGCGCGAACACCAGCTGACGCAGGAATTTCGCGAACTCGAAGGCATCAATACCGCGATTGCCATGCAAGTGCAGCAAACCATCCAGCAGCGCAACCAGTCGCTGCAGCAAAAGCTCGAAACCAGCCGCCAGCACCTGGCGCAGCAGGTGACCTGGGCCATCGTGCTGACCGTTTTCATGGCGCTGGTCTTCGGCGTGTGGTTCACCCGGCCCCTGAAGCGGCTGGAAAACGCCATCATCGGCCTGGGTGAAAACCGGCTCGACCAGGTGATTGCCATCCACGGCCCGGCCGACCTGGCGCTGGTCGGCGAGCGGCTGAACTGGCTGCGGCTGCGCCTTAGCGAACTCGACGCCGACAAGTCGCGATTTTTGCGCCACATCTCGCATGAACTCAAAACCCCGCTGGCCTCGCTGCGCGAAGGCGTGTCGCTGCTCGAAGACGGCGTGGCCGGCCCGCTGAGCCACGACCAGCGCGAAATCGCCCAGATCCTCAAGCACAACACCGGCGTGCTGCAAAGCCAGATCGAGGATCTGCTGCGCTTCAACACGGCGGCTTTCGAGGCGCGCCAGTTGCACCGGCAGACGATTGACCTGCTGCAGCTGATCGAAGACCAGGTGGATGCGCAGCGCCTGCAGTGGCGCGCCCGGGAGCTGACGGTCAACATCAGCGGCGAGCCGCTCAAGATGGAAGTGGACCCGGAAAAAATCGGCACCGCGCTGGCCAATCTGCTGTCCAACGCCATCCGCTACTCGCCGCTCAAAGCTACCATTGAACTGGCGCTGAGCCAGCAGCCCGGCCTGGTCCATATCGACATCCGGGACCAGGGCGTCGGGGTTGCACCGGCCGACCGGGAACGAATCTTCGAGCCTTTTTACCGGGGCGAGCGCCAGCCCAGGGATGGCGTTCGCGGCAGCGGCATTGGCCTGTCCATCGTGCATGAATACATTGCCGCGCACGGCGGACGCATAGAACTGTTGCCGCAAGAAACGGGCAGCCATTTCAGAATAGAGTTTCCCCATGTTTATAAAAGCTGA
- the miaB gene encoding tRNA (N6-isopentenyl adenosine(37)-C2)-methylthiotransferase MiaB translates to MSKKVFIKTFGCQMNEYDSDKMSDVLHAAEGYENTQNIDEADLILFNTCSVREKAQEKVFSDLGRVKHLKAKGVLIGVGGCVASQEGEAIIQRAPYVDVVFGPQTLHRLPQLLASRARLGKPQVDISFPEIEKFDHLPPARVEGASAFVSIMEGCSKYCSYCVVPYTRGEEVSRPFEDVLVEVAGLADQGVKEVTLLGQNVNAYRGAMGGTAEIADFATLLDYVSEIPGIERIRYVTSHPNEFTQRLIDAYATLPKLVNHLHLPVQHGSDRILMAMKRGYTAMEYKSTIRKLRAIRPDLAMSSDFIVGFPGETEDDFEKLMRLVNDVGYDTSFSFIFSPRPGTPAANLPDDTPHEVKLKRLQRLQATLDDSVRAISASRLGTRQRILVEGTARKDASELMGRTECNRVVILKGQPRLIGQMVDVRITEASQRSLRGEVLTQDDTLAA, encoded by the coding sequence ATGTCTAAAAAAGTCTTTATCAAAACCTTCGGCTGCCAGATGAACGAGTACGACTCGGACAAGATGAGCGACGTGCTGCATGCCGCCGAGGGCTACGAGAACACGCAAAACATCGACGAAGCCGACCTGATCTTGTTCAACACCTGCTCGGTGCGCGAAAAGGCGCAGGAAAAGGTCTTCAGCGACCTGGGCCGCGTCAAGCATTTGAAGGCCAAAGGCGTGCTGATCGGCGTCGGCGGCTGCGTCGCCAGCCAGGAAGGCGAGGCCATCATCCAGCGCGCGCCGTATGTCGATGTGGTCTTCGGCCCGCAGACGCTGCACCGCCTGCCGCAGTTGCTGGCCAGCCGCGCCCGGCTGGGCAAGCCGCAGGTCGATATCAGCTTTCCCGAGATCGAGAAGTTCGACCACCTGCCGCCGGCGCGGGTCGAGGGCGCGAGCGCTTTCGTCAGCATCATGGAAGGCTGCTCCAAGTACTGTAGCTACTGCGTCGTGCCCTACACGCGCGGCGAGGAAGTCTCGCGGCCGTTCGAGGACGTGCTGGTCGAGGTCGCTGGCCTGGCCGACCAGGGCGTGAAGGAAGTCACGCTGCTGGGCCAGAACGTCAACGCCTACCGGGGCGCGATGGGCGGCACGGCGGAGATTGCCGACTTCGCGACGCTGCTCGACTATGTCTCCGAGATTCCGGGCATAGAGCGCATCCGCTACGTCACCAGCCATCCGAACGAATTCACCCAGCGCCTGATCGATGCCTACGCCACATTGCCCAAGCTGGTCAACCACCTGCACCTGCCGGTGCAGCACGGCTCGGACCGCATTTTGATGGCGATGAAGCGCGGCTACACGGCCATGGAATACAAGAGCACGATCCGCAAGCTGCGCGCCATCCGGCCCGACCTGGCGATGAGCAGCGACTTCATCGTCGGCTTTCCGGGCGAGACCGAGGACGATTTTGAAAAGCTGATGAGGCTGGTGAACGATGTCGGCTACGACACCTCGTTCAGCTTCATCTTCAGCCCGCGCCCCGGCACGCCGGCCGCCAACCTGCCAGATGACACGCCGCACGAGGTCAAGCTCAAGCGCCTGCAGCGCCTGCAGGCCACGCTCGACGACAGCGTGCGCGCCATCAGCGCCAGCCGGCTCGGCACCCGCCAGCGCATCCTGGTCGAAGGCACGGCGCGCAAGGACGCGAGTGAGCTGATGGGCCGCACCGAGTGCAACCGCGTCGTCATTTTGAAAGGCCAGCCGCGCCTGATCGGCCAGATGGTCGATGTGCGCATTACCGAAGCCAGCCAGCGCTCGCTGCGCGGCGAAGTCCTGACGCAGGACGACACGCTTGCGGCCTGA
- a CDS encoding UbiX family flavin prenyltransferase, translating to MSAAFNPSPAPRRIIVAISGASGAVYGARLLQVLRETPGIESHLVVSSDGWRNIEHELGMDRDFVEDLADQVHDADDVGASIASGSFACSGMVIAPCCMHTLAAVAHGLSDNLLTRAADVMLKERRRLVLLVRESPLHLTHLRNMLSVTEMGGIICPPVPAFYLHPQTIGDIVNDSVARALDLLDVPHNLSPRWQDAEFAEAA from the coding sequence ATGAGCGCCGCTTTCAACCCATCGCCTGCCCCGCGCCGCATCATTGTTGCCATCTCGGGCGCCAGCGGTGCCGTGTACGGCGCACGCCTGTTGCAGGTGCTGCGCGAGACACCGGGCATCGAGTCGCACCTGGTGGTGTCAAGCGACGGATGGCGCAATATCGAGCATGAGCTGGGCATGGACCGCGACTTCGTCGAAGACCTGGCCGATCAGGTGCATGACGCCGACGACGTGGGAGCCAGCATTGCCAGCGGCTCCTTTGCCTGCAGCGGCATGGTGATTGCGCCCTGCTGCATGCATACGCTGGCAGCGGTGGCGCACGGCCTGAGCGACAACCTGCTGACGCGCGCGGCCGATGTCATGCTCAAGGAGCGCCGCCGCCTGGTGCTGCTGGTGCGCGAATCGCCGCTGCACCTGACGCACCTGCGCAACATGCTCAGCGTGACCGAGATGGGCGGCATCATCTGCCCGCCCGTGCCCGCGTTCTACCTGCATCCGCAGACCATCGGCGACATCGTCAACGACAGCGTGGCCCGCGCGCTCGACCTGCTCGATGTCCCGCACAATCTGTCGCCACGCTGGCAAGATGCCGAGTTTGCCGAGGCGGCCTGA
- the trhA gene encoding PAQR family membrane homeostasis protein TrhA, with protein sequence MYHGERFNSISHLIGAALALAGSAVLIVLAARLGDPWKIVSFSIYGAMLVTLYVFSTLYHSVRGPAKNVLRKFDHCSIYLLIAGTYTPFALVSLRGIWGWWIFGVIWGLAVVGIVQEVWLAKGARVASLIIYILMGWLAMVAVLPLWHALTPAGFAWLAAGGACYTLGIAFYATDHKVRHGHGLWHLFVLGGSICHFFTVLLYVA encoded by the coding sequence ATGTACCACGGCGAGCGCTTCAACAGCATCAGCCACCTGATTGGCGCGGCGCTGGCGCTGGCCGGCTCTGCGGTGCTGATCGTGCTGGCAGCCCGCCTGGGCGACCCCTGGAAAATCGTCAGCTTCAGCATCTACGGCGCCATGCTGGTGACGCTTTATGTGTTTTCGACGCTCTACCACAGCGTGCGCGGCCCGGCCAAGAACGTGCTGCGCAAATTCGACCACTGCTCGATTTACCTCTTGATTGCCGGCACCTACACGCCGTTTGCGCTGGTGTCGCTGCGCGGTATCTGGGGCTGGTGGATTTTTGGCGTGATCTGGGGGCTGGCAGTGGTCGGCATCGTGCAGGAAGTCTGGCTGGCCAAAGGCGCGCGCGTCGCCTCGCTGATCATTTATATACTCATGGGATGGCTTGCCATGGTGGCGGTGCTGCCGCTGTGGCATGCTCTGACACCTGCAGGCTTTGCCTGGCTGGCGGCGGGCGGTGCCTGTTACACGCTGGGCATTGCTTTTTATGCCACCGACCATAAAGTTCGCCACGGCCATGGCCTGTGGCACCTGTTTGTGCTTGGCGGCAGCATCTGCCATTTCTTCACCGTGCTGCTTTATGTGGCCTGA
- a CDS encoding enoyl-CoA hydratase has protein sequence MTYETIVTRTEGPDSRQVGIVTLNRPKQLNALNNELMDELGSALKAFDADDSIGCIILTGSEKAFAAGADIGAMAQYSFADVYNNDYITRNWEQIRGIRKPVIAAVSGFALGGGCELAMMCDFIIAADNARFGQPEIKLGIIPGAGGTQRLPRAVGKAKAMDLALTGRMMDAVEAERAGLVSRVVPLDKLMDEALGAALMICSYGQPSVFAAKEAVNRAFESGLSDGVMFERRLFHALFATEDQKEGMDAFVNKRKPEFKNR, from the coding sequence ATGACCTATGAAACGATTGTGACCCGTACCGAAGGCCCGGATTCGCGCCAGGTGGGCATCGTGACCCTGAACCGGCCCAAGCAGCTCAATGCGCTCAACAACGAGTTGATGGACGAGCTGGGCAGCGCGCTGAAAGCCTTTGACGCCGACGACAGCATCGGCTGCATCATCCTGACCGGCAGCGAAAAAGCCTTTGCCGCCGGCGCCGACATTGGCGCCATGGCGCAGTACAGCTTTGCCGACGTGTACAACAACGACTACATCACCCGCAACTGGGAGCAGATCCGCGGCATCCGCAAGCCGGTGATTGCCGCCGTCAGCGGTTTTGCGCTGGGCGGCGGCTGCGAGCTGGCGATGATGTGCGACTTCATCATCGCCGCCGACAACGCCAGGTTCGGCCAGCCCGAGATCAAGCTGGGCATCATTCCGGGCGCAGGCGGAACGCAGCGCCTGCCGCGCGCGGTCGGCAAGGCCAAGGCCATGGACCTGGCGCTGACCGGCCGCATGATGGATGCCGTCGAGGCCGAGCGCGCCGGCCTGGTCAGCCGCGTGGTGCCGCTGGATAAATTGATGGACGAAGCCCTGGGCGCGGCGCTGATGATCTGCAGCTACGGCCAGCCCAGCGTGTTCGCCGCCAAGGAAGCGGTGAACCGCGCCTTTGAAAGCGGCCTGAGCGATGGCGTGATGTTCGAGCGGCGCCTGTTCCACGCCCTGTTCGCCACCGAGGACCAGAAGGAAGGCATGGACGCCTTCGTCAACAAACGCAAGCCCGAGTTCAAGAATCGCTGA
- a CDS encoding M61 family metallopeptidase translates to MATSTRNTPAPLHYRVEVGNLHAHLFRITLTIASPAALQRVSLPVWIPGSYLVREFSKNLQGLQAHQGSRSPAPLAVEQLDKCSWQIACSPETALVLRYEVYAHDNSVRTAWLDANRGFFNGTSVCLKVEGQEALPHVLELPASKAMSGWSVATGLTPQKIDSQGFGRYAAADYDELVDAPVEMGPFWSGSFTARGVPHRFVVAGAAASFDGARLLADTQKICETEIRFWHGSKKPPFTNYLFMLNAVDDGYGGLEHRNSTALICTRKDLPRQGDPKTSDGYATLRGLISHEYFHTWNVKRLRPAEFESYRHDRENYTELLWFFEGFTSYYDDLLLRRAGLVDNAGYLKLLTTAINQVLQAPGRRVQSVAEASFDAWVKFYRPDENTPNATISYYAKGALVALCLDLTLRSEGRTTHGATLDDAMRALWKRCKAGAMRELDVAAVLETLGLRSFAPELASWVHGRDELPLKELLEQHGVAVLEEPAQLAQRLGLRVTENHTVQIKTVLRGAAAEQAGFSAGDEWLGLEPTGKLQAGAGWRMSRLDDLTLYAGDAKKVIALVSRDKRLMRLELTLPPLLTTWRLAVKNEARINEWLEPKA, encoded by the coding sequence ATGGCCACCTCTACCCGAAACACCCCTGCCCCGCTTCATTACCGCGTCGAGGTGGGCAACCTGCATGCCCACCTGTTTCGCATCACGCTGACGATTGCAAGCCCTGCGGCGCTGCAGCGGGTGTCGCTGCCGGTGTGGATACCGGGCAGCTACCTGGTGCGCGAGTTTTCAAAAAATTTGCAGGGCCTGCAGGCGCACCAGGGCAGCCGCAGCCCGGCGCCGCTGGCCGTGGAGCAGCTCGACAAATGCAGCTGGCAGATCGCCTGCTCGCCTGAAACGGCCCTGGTGCTGCGCTACGAGGTGTATGCGCACGACAATTCGGTGCGCACCGCCTGGCTGGACGCGAACCGGGGGTTTTTCAACGGCACCAGCGTCTGCCTCAAGGTCGAGGGCCAGGAGGCATTGCCGCATGTGCTGGAACTGCCTGCCTCGAAAGCCATGAGCGGCTGGTCGGTCGCCACCGGCTTGACGCCGCAAAAAATCGACAGCCAGGGTTTTGGCCGCTATGCAGCCGCCGATTACGACGAACTGGTTGATGCCCCGGTCGAAATGGGGCCGTTCTGGAGCGGCAGCTTTACCGCGCGCGGCGTGCCGCACCGTTTCGTGGTGGCGGGCGCGGCGGCCAGCTTTGACGGCGCGCGTCTGCTGGCCGACACGCAAAAGATCTGCGAGACCGAAATCCGCTTCTGGCACGGCAGCAAGAAGCCGCCCTTCACAAATTACCTGTTCATGCTCAACGCCGTGGACGACGGCTACGGCGGGCTGGAGCACCGCAACTCGACCGCGCTGATCTGCACCCGAAAAGACCTTCCGCGCCAGGGCGACCCCAAGACCTCCGACGGCTACGCCACGCTGCGCGGCCTCATCAGCCACGAGTATTTCCACACCTGGAACGTCAAGCGCCTGCGCCCGGCGGAGTTTGAAAGCTATCGCCATGACCGCGAGAACTACACCGAACTGCTGTGGTTTTTTGAAGGTTTCACCAGCTACTACGACGACTTGCTGCTGCGCCGCGCCGGGCTGGTGGACAACGCCGGCTACCTGAAGCTGCTGACCACCGCCATCAACCAGGTGCTGCAGGCGCCCGGCCGGCGGGTGCAGTCGGTGGCCGAGGCGAGTTTTGACGCCTGGGTCAAGTTCTACCGGCCCGATGAAAACACGCCCAACGCGACCATCAGCTACTACGCCAAGGGCGCGCTGGTGGCGCTCTGCCTGGACCTGACGCTGCGCAGCGAAGGCCGCACCACGCACGGCGCCACGCTCGACGATGCGATGCGCGCGCTTTGGAAGCGCTGCAAGGCCGGGGCCATGCGCGAGCTTGACGTGGCCGCCGTGCTGGAAACGCTGGGCCTGCGCTCCTTCGCGCCCGAGCTGGCCAGTTGGGTGCATGGCCGGGACGAGCTGCCGCTGAAGGAATTGCTGGAGCAGCATGGCGTGGCGGTGCTCGAAGAGCCGGCCCAGCTGGCGCAGCGGCTGGGCCTTCGGGTCACCGAAAACCACACCGTCCAGATCAAGACCGTGCTGCGCGGCGCAGCAGCCGAGCAGGCCGGCTTTTCGGCCGGCGACGAATGGCTGGGCCTGGAGCCGACCGGCAAGCTACAGGCGGGTGCGGGCTGGCGCATGAGCCGGCTGGATGATCTGACGCTTTACGCCGGCGATGCAAAAAAGGTCATCGCGCTGGTGTCGCGCGACAAACGGCTGATGCGGCTTGAATTGACCCTGCCGCCGCTGCTGACGACCTGGCGCCTGGCGGTCAAGAACGAGGCGCGCATCAACGAGTGGCTGGAGCCCAAAGCCTGA
- a CDS encoding DsbC family protein, with protein sequence MKLSTLTAGLKQAGLAGLLACTLGSAFAQEAVIRKNLAERLPALSKIDEVSKTPMNGLYEIRVNDSDIFYTDAEGNFLLQGNLIDTKAKRNLTEERVEKLSAIDFAALPLKDAFTQVRGNGKRKLAVFEDPNCGYCKRFERDLQKVNDVTIHTFLIPILSPDSVEKSKNIWCAKDKGKAWLDWMVRDQAAAKASCDTAALERNLAFSKKYKITGTPTLFFADGTRVPGAIGAEQIEKTLASAKAP encoded by the coding sequence ATGAAACTATCTACATTGACCGCCGGCTTGAAGCAGGCCGGACTCGCCGGCCTGCTGGCCTGCACCCTGGGTTCGGCCTTTGCGCAGGAGGCGGTCATTCGCAAGAACCTGGCCGAACGGCTGCCAGCGCTTTCCAAGATCGACGAAGTCAGCAAGACGCCGATGAACGGACTGTATGAAATCCGCGTCAATGACAGCGACATTTTCTACACCGATGCCGAAGGGAACTTCCTGCTGCAGGGCAACCTGATCGACACCAAGGCCAAGCGCAACCTGACCGAGGAGCGCGTCGAAAAACTCAGCGCCATCGACTTTGCCGCCCTGCCACTCAAAGACGCCTTCACCCAGGTGCGCGGCAACGGCAAGCGCAAGCTGGCGGTGTTTGAAGACCCGAACTGCGGCTATTGCAAACGCTTCGAGCGCGACCTGCAAAAAGTGAACGATGTGACGATCCACACCTTCTTGATCCCCATCCTGAGCCCGGACTCGGTGGAAAAGTCGAAAAACATCTGGTGCGCCAAGGACAAGGGCAAGGCCTGGCTCGACTGGATGGTGCGCGACCAGGCCGCCGCCAAGGCCAGCTGCGACACGGCCGCGCTGGAGCGCAACCTGGCGTTCAGCAAGAAGTACAAGATCACCGGCACGCCGACGCTTTTCTTTGCCGACGGTACTCGGGTGCCCGGCGCCATCGGGGCCGAGCAGATCGAAAAAACGCTGGCCAGCGCCAAGGCCCCCTAA
- a CDS encoding FAD-dependent monooxygenase codes for MSKTFDVCIRGDGVVGRTLALLLARERLRVALVTRPQKTPAEPATADVRAYALNSASRKVLEALRVWPEAPFATPVTEMQVWGDDGGQIDFTAGSVAQDALAWIVDVPALEQQLIQAVRYQPQIETVAAPPKAALTVICEGKKSSSRDEFGVRWTVKPYPQKAIAARLDADQPHQGVARQWFAGGDIVALLPLGGSEGNSVALVWSVSVERAEALEQMPPETFCAALQAVCGLEAGSLRLTSERSSWPLALSNADHWVGSGWALAGDAAHTVHPLSGQGLNLGLADAACLAGVLGQREYWRALGDEKLLRRYERARKADVAAMGAVTDGLHGLFAQTDDRWQMLRNWGMKGFARSSLLKRWVTRQAAGL; via the coding sequence ATGTCCAAAACCTTTGATGTCTGTATTCGCGGCGACGGCGTGGTGGGCCGCACCCTGGCCCTGCTGCTGGCGCGCGAGCGCCTGCGCGTGGCGCTGGTCACCCGGCCCCAGAAAACGCCGGCCGAACCGGCCACGGCCGATGTGCGCGCCTATGCCCTGAACAGCGCGTCGCGCAAAGTGCTGGAAGCCCTGCGCGTCTGGCCCGAGGCGCCGTTTGCCACGCCGGTCACCGAGATGCAGGTCTGGGGCGACGACGGCGGCCAGATTGACTTCACCGCCGGCAGCGTGGCGCAGGACGCGCTGGCCTGGATCGTCGATGTGCCCGCGCTGGAGCAGCAGCTGATCCAGGCGGTGCGCTACCAGCCGCAGATCGAGACCGTGGCGGCGCCGCCCAAGGCCGCGCTGACCGTGATCTGCGAAGGCAAGAAGAGCAGCAGCCGCGATGAGTTCGGCGTGCGCTGGACCGTCAAGCCCTATCCGCAAAAAGCCATTGCCGCCCGGCTTGATGCCGACCAGCCGCACCAGGGCGTGGCGCGCCAGTGGTTTGCGGGCGGCGACATCGTGGCGCTGCTGCCGCTGGGAGGCAGCGAAGGGAACTCTGTGGCGCTGGTCTGGTCTGTCTCTGTGGAGCGCGCCGAGGCGCTGGAGCAGATGCCGCCGGAAACATTCTGCGCCGCGCTGCAAGCGGTCTGCGGACTGGAAGCCGGCAGCCTGCGCTTGACCAGCGAGCGATCCAGCTGGCCGCTGGCGCTGTCCAACGCCGACCACTGGGTCGGCAGTGGCTGGGCGCTGGCGGGCGACGCGGCGCACACGGTGCATCCGCTGTCGGGCCAGGGCCTGAACCTGGGGCTGGCCGATGCGGCCTGTCTGGCCGGCGTGCTGGGGCAGCGCGAATACTGGCGCGCACTGGGCGATGAAAAATTATTGCGCCGCTATGAGCGGGCGCGCAAGGCCGATGTGGCCGCCATGGGCGCGGTGACCGACGGGCTGCACGGCCTGTTCGCCCAGACCGATGACCGCTGGCAGATGCTGCGCAACTGGGGCATGAAGGGGTTTGCGCGCAGCAGCCTGCTCAAGCGCTGGGTGACGCGGCAGGCCGCCGGCCTGTGA